A genomic segment from Chitinophaga flava encodes:
- a CDS encoding 3-hydroxyacyl-CoA dehydrogenase family protein: MTIKTIAVIGAGVMGQGVAYQFAKYDYNILLIDNSAAALEHARKEIRNIERLDKILHKSSSTVNVLDKITFTDDLKAVGAADFIIENITENIALKENLYRQLKDVLADHALLAVNTSAVSVTRLASFLKKPQQVMGIHFMNPVHLKPTVEVIRGYHTTPDTINATQELLGSVKMTGVVVNDLPGFISNRVLMLTINEAIFSLQDGVATVPDIDKIFRECFGHKMGPLETADLIGLDTILYTLDVLFASYNDTKFRPSPLLKKMVDAGLHGRKTKEGFYKYDLN; the protein is encoded by the coding sequence ATGACAATCAAGACAATTGCGGTAATCGGTGCAGGCGTTATGGGCCAGGGTGTTGCTTACCAGTTTGCCAAGTACGACTACAACATCCTGCTGATCGATAATTCAGCGGCAGCCCTCGAACATGCCAGAAAAGAAATACGCAACATTGAGCGCCTGGATAAAATATTGCATAAATCTAGCAGCACTGTAAATGTGCTGGACAAAATAACTTTTACAGATGATTTAAAAGCTGTAGGTGCTGCCGATTTTATTATCGAGAACATCACAGAAAACATCGCGCTGAAAGAAAATTTATACCGCCAGCTGAAAGATGTCCTTGCCGATCATGCCCTGCTGGCAGTGAACACCTCCGCCGTTTCGGTTACCAGACTGGCTTCTTTCCTGAAAAAACCTCAACAGGTGATGGGCATTCACTTTATGAATCCGGTACACCTGAAACCTACTGTGGAAGTCATCAGAGGCTATCATACCACCCCTGATACCATCAACGCCACACAGGAACTGCTGGGTAGCGTGAAGATGACCGGCGTAGTGGTAAACGACCTTCCCGGATTCATCTCCAACCGCGTACTGATGCTCACCATCAATGAAGCTATTTTCAGCCTGCAGGACGGCGTTGCCACCGTACCCGATATCGACAAAATATTCAGAGAATGTTTCGGTCATAAAATGGGGCCGCTGGAAACAGCCGACCTGATTGGCCTGGACACTATCCTCTACACACTGGATGTGCTCTTTGCAAGCTACAATGACACCAAGTTCAGACCCTCTCCCCTGCTGAAAAAAATGGTAGACGCAGGACTGCATGGCAGAAAAACTAAAGAAGGTTTTTACAAATATGATCTGAACTAA
- a CDS encoding 3-oxoacyl-[acyl-carrier-protein] synthase III C-terminal domain-containing protein, producing MIGIQHIRTYTPGTPVSIHNLPEKTTLDDSELAYFTSCGINTVYNAGTMTSYDLARGASEKLLQETGTEASSIDLIIYLQSRTPEQFISSEATRLQYDIKADNAVSFAIANLGCADSSMALKLARDFLVANRKANHVLICYGNKLISRYRFRYPVTIMGDGGVAALIGRTTEHKITDVLLETNGRYWDLFKLEYQHKTPDQYKETCSDVRRYGFELALESKNRFREINKSLLERNATAKEQISHFMLQNISARAYEYYESAFDIKISPICAMNLGQYGHLGAGDIFLNYQTGVESGLFRKGDKVVIMNNSPVAAWSSVLMEV from the coding sequence ATGATAGGCATCCAACATATCCGAACATATACGCCCGGCACACCGGTATCCATACACAACCTGCCGGAGAAAACTACGTTAGACGATAGTGAACTGGCTTATTTTACTTCCTGTGGTATCAACACTGTATACAACGCCGGAACAATGACCAGCTACGATCTGGCCAGAGGCGCCAGTGAAAAGCTGTTGCAGGAAACCGGTACAGAGGCATCTTCCATAGACCTGATCATCTACCTGCAAAGCCGGACACCAGAGCAATTTATCAGCTCTGAAGCCACCCGCTTACAGTATGACATCAAAGCTGATAATGCAGTCAGTTTTGCCATCGCCAACCTGGGCTGCGCTGACAGCTCCATGGCGCTGAAACTGGCCAGGGACTTCCTCGTTGCCAACCGCAAGGCCAACCATGTGCTGATCTGCTACGGTAATAAACTGATATCCCGCTACCGCTTCCGTTACCCCGTTACCATTATGGGTGATGGCGGCGTAGCAGCGCTCATAGGCAGGACCACAGAGCATAAAATAACAGACGTGTTGTTAGAAACAAATGGTCGCTACTGGGATCTGTTTAAACTGGAGTACCAGCACAAAACACCCGATCAGTACAAAGAAACCTGCAGCGATGTAAGAAGATATGGTTTCGAACTGGCCCTGGAAAGCAAAAACAGGTTCAGGGAAATCAACAAATCCCTGCTGGAACGTAATGCCACGGCCAAAGAACAGATCAGTCATTTTATGCTGCAAAACATCTCTGCACGCGCCTACGAATATTATGAATCAGCTTTCGATATCAAAATATCTCCTATCTGCGCCATGAACCTCGGCCAGTACGGACATCTGGGCGCCGGAGATATTTTCCTCAATTATCAGACTGGTGTGGAGTCAGGCCTTTTCCGCAAAGGAGATAAAGTGGTGATCATGAACAACAGCCCTGTAGCCGCGTGGAGCTCCGTACTCATGGAAGTATAA
- a CDS encoding acyl-CoA dehydrogenase family protein: protein MNLALTDTQQALREEFRSFVQTELLPYANDYDKQGFIPMELIQKLGARGYLGATLPEAYGGRNMDQVSYGLLNEEIGSACSSTRSLITVHSSLTAETILRWGTREQKDKWLPLLATGASLAAFGLSEPDAGSDTAGIKTTYQVTADGYTLNGVKKWITFAQTAHLFVIVAQGEQGITAFLVERDTPGLTVKPLEGILGTRASMLGEIHLDDCHIPAENLFGRKGWGLQQIVNTALDNGRYSVACGSLGIARACLEDSIRYAKNRRSFGQLLKDHQLIKQKIANMVTEVKAASLLCRNAGYLRDKKDPDSIIQTSLAKYHASRMANNIAAEAVQLHGALGCHDSISIQRYFRDAKVMEIIEGSTEIQQILIADHSIAGLSTIL from the coding sequence ATGAACCTTGCATTAACCGATACGCAGCAGGCCCTCAGAGAGGAGTTCAGGAGTTTTGTACAAACAGAGCTGCTGCCTTATGCCAACGATTACGATAAACAGGGTTTCATTCCGATGGAACTGATTCAAAAGCTTGGCGCCAGGGGTTATCTCGGCGCCACCCTTCCGGAGGCTTATGGCGGCCGGAACATGGATCAGGTGTCTTACGGGCTGTTGAACGAAGAAATAGGCAGCGCCTGTTCTTCTACCCGCAGCCTGATTACCGTTCACTCTTCGCTCACCGCCGAAACCATACTGCGCTGGGGCACCCGGGAGCAAAAAGATAAATGGCTGCCATTACTGGCTACAGGTGCAAGCCTTGCTGCATTCGGACTTTCAGAGCCAGACGCTGGCAGTGACACTGCAGGTATTAAAACAACCTACCAGGTTACCGCCGACGGCTATACGCTGAATGGTGTAAAAAAGTGGATCACTTTTGCCCAGACCGCTCATCTGTTTGTGATTGTGGCACAGGGAGAACAAGGCATCACGGCTTTCCTCGTAGAACGTGATACCCCCGGCCTTACGGTGAAACCACTGGAAGGCATCCTGGGAACAAGAGCCTCCATGCTGGGAGAAATCCACTTAGACGACTGTCATATACCGGCAGAAAACCTGTTCGGCAGAAAAGGCTGGGGACTGCAGCAGATCGTCAACACCGCCCTTGATAATGGCAGGTATAGCGTGGCATGTGGCTCTCTGGGTATAGCCAGGGCATGTCTGGAAGACAGCATCCGCTATGCAAAAAACCGTCGTTCCTTTGGTCAGTTGCTGAAAGATCATCAGCTCATCAAACAAAAAATTGCCAACATGGTCACCGAAGTGAAGGCTGCCAGCCTGCTTTGCAGAAATGCCGGCTACCTGCGCGATAAAAAAGATCCCGACAGTATCATACAAACGTCGCTGGCTAAATATCACGCCTCCCGTATGGCCAACAACATTGCGGCAGAAGCAGTGCAGCTGCATGGCGCCCTGGGCTGCCACGACAGCATCTCCATCCAGCGGTACTTCCGTGATGCCAAAGTAATGGAGATCATCGAAGGCTCTACAGAAATACAACAGATACTGATTGCAGACCACAGTATCGCCGGTTTAAGCACCATTCTCTAA
- a CDS encoding HAD-IIIC family phosphatase: MKDEVNHTKSKRKTVKCVVWDLDHTMWHGILSENDQLVLRENITDILKTLDSWGIINSIASKNNHDDAMQMLQKFGISEYFLYPQISWDLKSSSIARIKEKLNIGMDAILFIDDQPFERDEVSFVHEQVTCLDVDSIANLLQLCKPRFITSESAERRKMYLSDDIRNQEEQEIGNNKQFLESLQLTFSIQPATVSDLQRVEELTVRTNQLNATGYSYSYEELETLIKSPDHHLFVAELTDKYGSYGKIGVAMVERNNDTWTLKLLLMSCRVMSRGVGTVLLNYIMNLAKKKGYQLVAEFLPTDRNRVMYITYKFAGFTEGGKLDNGGVLLTHPLNDYVTYPDYIHLSIQES, from the coding sequence ATGAAAGACGAAGTTAACCATACAAAGTCCAAACGCAAAACGGTGAAATGTGTAGTATGGGACCTGGACCATACCATGTGGCATGGTATCCTATCAGAAAATGATCAGCTGGTATTGAGAGAAAATATTACTGATATTTTAAAAACCCTCGACAGCTGGGGTATCATCAACTCTATCGCCAGCAAAAATAACCACGACGATGCGATGCAGATGCTGCAAAAATTCGGCATCAGTGAATATTTCCTGTATCCTCAGATCAGCTGGGACCTGAAATCCAGCTCCATCGCCAGGATCAAAGAGAAACTGAATATCGGAATGGATGCCATCCTGTTTATTGATGACCAGCCATTTGAACGCGATGAAGTTTCTTTTGTACATGAACAGGTGACCTGCCTGGATGTAGACAGCATAGCCAATCTGCTCCAGCTGTGCAAACCACGCTTCATCACCTCAGAATCTGCAGAGAGAAGAAAAATGTATCTCAGCGATGATATCAGAAATCAGGAAGAACAGGAAATAGGCAACAATAAACAATTCCTCGAATCCCTGCAGCTTACCTTTTCCATACAACCCGCTACTGTAAGCGATTTACAGCGGGTGGAAGAGTTGACAGTACGCACCAACCAGTTAAACGCCACCGGTTACTCCTACTCTTACGAAGAGCTGGAAACGCTGATAAAATCACCGGACCATCATCTTTTTGTAGCAGAGCTGACCGATAAATATGGCTCCTACGGAAAGATAGGCGTTGCCATGGTAGAACGCAACAATGATACATGGACATTAAAGCTGCTGCTGATGTCGTGCAGGGTGATGTCCCGCGGCGTAGGGACCGTATTGCTGAATTACATCATGAACCTTGCAAAGAAAAAAGGGTACCAGCTGGTGGCAGAATTTCTGCCTACAGACAGGAACCGCGTGATGTATATCACCTACAAATTTGCCGGTTTTACAGAAGGCGGCAAACTGGATAATGGTGGTGTGCTCCTCACCCATCCACTCAACGATTACGTTACCTACCCTGATTATATACACCTTTCAATCCAGGAATCATGA
- a CDS encoding phosphopantetheine-binding protein has translation METPTQAGPRVIIREFLQKRIGQDVQFADTEDIFQLGLVNSLFALELVVFLEKSFDIAVENEDLNLDNFRSVSNMETFILKKKGK, from the coding sequence ATGGAAACACCCACTCAAGCAGGCCCTCGTGTAATCATCAGAGAATTTCTTCAGAAACGCATCGGACAGGATGTTCAGTTTGCCGATACAGAAGACATCTTTCAGCTCGGACTGGTAAACTCATTATTTGCTCTGGAACTGGTGGTATTCCTGGAAAAATCTTTCGACATCGCCGTAGAAAATGAGGACCTCAACCTGGACAACTTCAGGAGTGTGAGCAACATGGAAACATTTATTCTTAAAAAGAAAGGAAAATAA